One segment of Fusarium oxysporum f. sp. lycopersici 4287 chromosome 7, whole genome shotgun sequence DNA contains the following:
- a CDS encoding triacylglycerol lipase encodes MNKSAIWRNAPASPLSRQLYRAQCHRSFACSTYLGREHDPRIKALGREISDDYAIIREKYETPKYPIVLAHGLFGFAELRLSPYFPAVEYWHGIRDALTAQGATVLTPTVPPSSSIADRATALRSALEALAPMPQAVTIVAHSMGGLDTRYMLSHLAPLPVRVAAVVTVATPHRGSAFADYLLDEEVSPLHHYLPQLYQTFEKAGLGTAAFSQLTRRYMAEEFNPSTPDQPDVRYFSYGAAVERPALLSPFRHPHAVMTQAEGPNDGLVSVESSHWGTYKGTLLGVSHLDLINWSNRVSWTVREWMGIKRNFNAIAFYLDIADMLAKEGY; translated from the exons ATGAACAAATCGGCAATATGGCGCAATGCGCCTGCTTCACCCCTATCCCGGCAACTATATCGCGCGCAATGCCATCGAAGCTTCGCTTGCAGCACTTACCTCGGACGTGAACATGATCCGAGGATAAAGGCGTTGGGCAGGGAAATATCTGACGACTATGCgataataagagaaaaatACG AGACTCCAAAATACCCTATCGTCCTCGCCCACGGCCTCTTCGGCTTCGCTGAACTCCGTCTCTCTCCATACTTTCCAGCTGTCGAATACTGGCATGGCATTCGAGATGCCCTCACTGCACAAGGCGCCACCGTCTTGACGCCCACTGTGCCTCCATCATCCTCTATTGCCGATCGCGCTACTGCTCTCCGCTCCGCCCTTGAAGCCCTCGCTCCAATGCCCCAAGCCGTCACAATTGTCGCACACAGCATGGGTGGTCTTGATACTCGATACATGCTTTCACACCTCGCTCCGCTCCCAGTCCGCGTTGCGGCTGTGGTTACCGTTGCAACGCCGCACCGAGGAAGCGCATTTGCAGACTACctccttgatgaagaagtcTCACCACTGCACCATTACTTGCCTCAACTTTATCAGACATTTGAAAAAGCTGGCCTCGGTACAGCAGCGTTCTCGCAGTTGACGAGACGCTACATGGCTGAAGAGTTCAATCCGAGCACGCCGGATCAACCAGACGTGCGGTACTTTTCGTACGGAGCGGCAGTGGAGCGGCCGGCGCTGCTGAGTCCATTTCGGCACCCGCACGCCGTCATGACACAGGCCGAGGGACCCAACGATGGACTTGTCAGTGTGGAGAGCAGCCACTGGGGCACATACAAAGGCACGCTCCTTGGAGTGAGCCACTTGGATCTGATAAACTGGTCCAATCGTGTTAGTTGGACAGTCCGGGAGTGGATGGGGATCAAGAGGAATTTCAATGCTATTGCATTCTATCTTGACATAGCAGATATGCTAGCCAAAGAGGGTTACTGA